Proteins encoded by one window of Cucurbita pepo subsp. pepo cultivar mu-cu-16 chromosome LG14, ASM280686v2, whole genome shotgun sequence:
- the LOC111810101 gene encoding pentatricopeptide repeat-containing protein At5g46580, chloroplastic-like: MAAPLSSSLDIKLKLKPTPPLFFTSPLRRNNFTKRLTVLCTSSSKSPRSTDKKNPSLSEQLKDLSTSTLSNASNDESHLLSNSKSIWVNPTKPKRSVLSLQRQKRSSYSYNPKMRELKTFAHKLNASDSSEAAFMAVLKEIPHPPTKENALLILNSLKPWQKTHLFFNWIKTQNLFPMETIFYNVAMKSLRYGRQFQLIEELANEMINTGIELDNITYSTIITCAKKCSRFDKAMEWFERMYRTGLMPDEVTYSAILDVYANLGKVEEALSLYERGRASGWKPDPYTFSVLGKMFGEAGDYDGIMYVLQEMKSIEVQPNLVVYNTLLDAMGKAGRPGFARSLFEEMIESGITPNEKTLTALVKIYGKARWARDALELWERMRSKGWPMDFILYNTLLNMCADLGLEEEAEKLFEEMKKSEHSRPDSWSYTAMLNIHGSGGNVKRSMELFEEMLELGVGINVMCCTCLIQCLGKARRIDDLVRVFDVSIRKGVKPDDRFCGCLLSVVSLCDNNEDISKVFTCLQQANPKLVAFVNLLQQNDITFDVIKDEFRTILGETASEARRPFCNCLIDICRNQNLSKRAHELLYLGSLYGLYPGLHNKTEGEWCLDVRSLSVGAAQTALEEWMITLSKIVQREEALPELLSAQTGAGTHRFSQGLANSFASHVEKLAAPFRLREDRAGWFVATREDFVAWVHSRVPSVATTA; encoded by the coding sequence ATGGCGgctcctctttcttcctctctcgatatcaaactcaaactcaAACCAACGCCGCCCTTGTTCTTCACTTCCCCTCTCCGGCGAAACAATTTCACCAAGCGATTAACAGTTCTCTGTACCTCCTCCTCCAAATCCCCTCGATCCACCGACAAAAAGAACCCATCTCTATCGGAGCAGCTCAAAGACCTCTCCACATCGACTCTTTCCAATGCATCCAACGACGAATCCCATCTGTTATCGAACTCTAAATCCATTTGGGTGAATCCCACCAAGCCCAAGCGCTCGGTTCTGTCACTCCAGAGACAAAAACGTTCTTCTTACTCTTATAACCCCAAGATGCGAGAGCTTAAAACCTTCGCCCATAAGCTCAATGCATCCGATTCCTCTGAAGCTGCTTTCATGGCGGTTCTTAAGGAAATCCCTCATCCACCCACTAAAGAAAATGCGCTTCTGATTCTCAATAGCTTGAAGCCATGGCAGAAAACCCATTTGTTCTTCAATTGGATTAAGACCCAGAATCTGTTTCCTATGGAGACTATCTTCTACAATGTGGCTATGAAGTCTTTGAGGTATGGTAGGCAGTTTCAGCTTATTGAAGAACTAGCTAATGAGATGATTAACACTGGAATTGAGCTTGATAACATTACTTATTCTACTATTATCACTTGTGCTAAGAAGTGCAGTAGGTTTGATAAGGCAATGGAGTGGTTTGAGAGAATGTATAGAACTGGTTTGATGCCTGATGAGGTTACTTACTCTGCTATTTTAGATGTTTATGCAAATTTGGGGAAGGTTGAGGAGGCTCTTAGTTTGTATGAGAGAGGGAGGGCTAGTGGTTGGAAGCCTGATCCTTATACGTTTTCTGTGTTGGGGAAGATGTTTGGAGAGGCAGGGGATTATGATGGGATTATGTATGTTTTGCAAGAAATGAAGTCTATTGAGGTGCAGCCTAATCTTGTGGTGTATAACACCTTGTTGGATGCAATGGGGAAGGCTGGGAGGCCTGGTTTTGCAAGAAGCTTGTTCGAGGAAATGATTGAATCGGGGATAACGCCGAATGAGAAGACGTTAACTGCTCTGGTTAAGATTTATGGGAAGGCAAGGTGGGCTCGGGATGCTTTGGAGCTGTGGGAGCGGATGAGGTCGAAAGGGTGGCCGATGGACTTCATTTTGTATAATACATTGTTGAATATGTGTGCAGATCTTGGTTTGGAGGAGGAAGCTGAGAAGCTATTTgaagagatgaagaaatcgGAGCATTCTAGACCGGATAGTTGGAGCTATACGGCGATGTTGAATATACATGGTAGCGGAGGTAATGTAAAAAGATCGATGGAGTTGTTTGAAGAAATGCTCGAGTTGGGTGTTGGGATTAATGTGATGTGTTGCACTTGTTTGATTCAATGCTTGGGGAAGGCTAGGAGGATCGATGATCTAGTTCGAGTTTTCGATGTTTCTATACGAAAAGGAGTTAAGCCAGATGACAGGTTTTGTGGTTGCTTGTTGTCTGTTGTGTCCTTATGTGACAACAATGAAGATATTAGCAAGGTATTCACTTGTCTACAACAAGCTAACCCAAAGTTAGTTGCCTTTGTAAATCTACTGCAACAAAATGACATTACCTTCGACGTTATCAAAGACGAATTCAGAACCATTCTCGGTGAGACCGCCTCCGAAGCCCGACGACCTTTCTGCAATTGCTTGATTGATATATGTCGAAACCAAAATCTTTCCAAGAGAGCTCACGAGCTGCTCTACTTGGGAAGTTTATATGGACTGTACCCAGGCCTACACAACAAAACCGAAGGTGAATGGTGCCTAGATGTTCGATCTCTATCGGTAGGCGCAGCTCAGACTGCACTCGAAGAATGGATGATAACTCTATCAAAAATCGTACAACGAGAAGAAGCATTACCTGAATTGTTATCAGCTCAAACCGGTGCAGGAACTCACAGGTTTTCTCAGGGACTTGCCAATTCATTCGCTTCTCATGTCGAGAAGCTAGCTGCTCCGTTTCGATTGCGAGAAGATCGGGCTGGTTGGTTTGTAGCCACGAGGGAGGATTTCGTTGCTTGGGTACATTCAAGAGTACCATCTGTGGCTACCACAGCTTAA
- the LOC111810100 gene encoding protein phosphatase 2C 29-like produces MGSGVSSLFSCLKPETRPAALPADNSDLLFSATEPLDETLGHSFCYVRSSNRFLSPSHSDRFLSPSHSLRFSPPHEPLPLGTRTRTGLPETAFKAISGASVSANSSIPRSVFMVDSVYDDATDTALGACGSGCGVRGSILNGFESTSSFTALPLQPVPRGGTEPLERGGFFLSGPIERGALSGPLDANVDGGGGGGAGGGGGGSGGAGRVHFSAPLGGMYVKKKRKKSISGFRKAFTRNFSDKRPWVVPVLNFVGRKDSSTAGDEPEVRNESDVQWALGKAGEDRVHVVVSEEQGWLFVGIYDGFNGPDAPEFLMGNLYRAVFNELQGLFWEIDDNEEAANSNPSNIAEESTISVNETNADPSSRASSQRIETNGNEAEVEPPATDRGSVKRVTFQSEVGSENRRRRQLWEYLAEDDTQDGLDLSGSERFAFSVDDALSVNSAGSVAGRRWLLLSKLKQGLSKHKEGNVKTLFPWKYGLGDKEKAEAENRVEETSYRSGKRRKEGLIDHELVLGALSRALEITELAYLDMTDKLLDTNPELALMGSCLLVVLMRDEDVYVMNLGDSRAIVAQYEQQKVGPSEDMKEEGDKGTGMEGIIEESTTSEGKITRTNQPSAQTTRLTALQLSTDHSTSIEEEVRRIKNEHPDDKRCIVNDRVKGRLKVTRAFGAGFLKQPKLNDVLLEMFRNEYIGTAPYLSCFPSLRHHKLCPTDQFIVLSSDGLYQYLTNEEVVSYVENFMEKFPDGDPAQHLIEELLCRAARKAGMDFHELLDIPQGDRRKYHDDVTVMVISLEGRIWKSSGKYL; encoded by the exons ATGGGAAGCGGAGTCTCCAGCCTCTTCTCGTGCCTTAAGCCGGAGACTCGCCCCGCCGCCCTTCCAGCCGACAATTCCGACCTCCTCTTCTCTGCCACCGAGCCTCTCGACGAAACCCTAGGCCATTCCTTCTGTTACGTCCGCTCTTCCAACCGCTTCCTCTCTCCTTCTCATTCCGATCGCTTTCTTTCCCCTTCTCACTCGCTTCGTTTTTCGCCTCCTCACGAACCGCTGCCTCTCGGGACTAGGACTAGAACTGGCCTGCCGGAGACTGCCTTCAAGGCCATCTCTGGCGCTTCTGTCAGTGCTAATAGTTCTATTCCCAGATCTGTTTTTATGGTCGATAGTGTTTACGACGATGCCACTGACACTGCGCTTGGGGCTTGTGGTAGTGGCTGTGGAGTGAGAGGGAGTATTTTGAATGGCTTTGAGAGTACATCTTCTTTTACTGCTCTTCCGCTTCAGCCGGTGCCCAGAGGTGGGACCGAACCTTTGGAGCGAGGTGGGTTCTTTCTCTCTGGTCCAATTGAGCGTGGGGCACTGTCTGGTCCGCTCGATGCGAATGttgatggtggtggtggtggaggcgccggtggtggcggtggtggcAGTGGCGGTGCTGGGAGAGTTCATTTCTCCGCTCCGCTGGGTGGGATGTacgtgaagaagaagaggaagaagagcaTTTCGGGGTTTAGGAAGGCGTTTACGAGGAATTTTTCAGATAAGCGGCCGTGGGTGGTGCCGGTGTTGAATTTCGTTGGCCGAAAGGATAGCTCGACGGCGGGAGATGAGCCGGAGGTGAGGAATGAGAGTGATGTTCAATGGGCGCTTGGGAAGGCTGGGGAGGATCGGGTACATGTGGTTGTATCAGAAGAGCAAGGGTGGTTGTTTGTGGGGATTTATGATGGATTCAATGGCCCTGATGCGCCTGAATTCTTGATGGGTAATCTCTACAGAGCTGTCTTCAATGAGCTTCAGGGATTGTTTTGGGAAATTGATGATAATGAGGAGGCAGCTAATTCAAACCCTTCAAACATTGCTGAAGAGAGTACAATCAGTGTGAATGAAACTAATGCTGACCCCTCTTCCAGAGCCTCTAGTCAAAGGATTGAAACTAATGGAAATGAAGCGGAAGTGGAACCACCGGCTACTGATCGAGGATCGGTCAAGAGGGTTACATTTCAATCCGAGGTTGGATCGGAGAACAGGCGGAGGCGGCAGTTATGGGAGTATTTAGCAGAGGACGATACACAGGATGGACTTGATCTTTCGGGGTCGGAGAGATTTGCATTTTCGGTCGACGATGCGCTTAGTGTAAATAGTGCAGGTTCAGTAGCTGGTAGAAGGTGGCTGTTATTGTCCAAGTTAAAACAAGGGTTGTCAAAGCATAAGGAGGGTAATGTTAAGACTTTGTTCCCATGGAAGTACGGTTTGGGAGATAAGGAGAAGGCTGAGGCTGAGAATAGGGTGGAAGAGACATCTTATCGAAGTGGTAAGAGGAGAAAGGAAGGTTTAATTGATCATGAGTTGGTGTTGGGGGCACTGTCACGAGCTCTTGAGATAACTGAATTAGCATATTTGGATATGACAGATAAGTTGCTTGATACCAATCCAGAGCTTGCTTTGATGGGTTCTTGCTTACTGGTTGTGTTAATGAGGGATGAAGATGTGTATGTAATGAATTTGGGTGATAGCCGTGCCATTGTTGCACAGTATGAGCAGCAAAAAGTTGGCCCTAGTGAAGACATGAAGGAGGAGGGCGACAAAGGGACGGGCATGGAGGGTATAATTGAGGAGTCTACAACGAGCGAAGGGAAAATAACTCGAACGAATCAACCTTCGGCTCAGACGACGAGATTGACTGCATTGCAGCTATCCACCGATCATAGCACGAGCATTGAAGAA GAAGtaagaagaataaagaatgAGCACCCGGATGACAAACGGTGCATTGTCAACGATAGAGTGAAGGGTCGTCTAAAGGTTACGAGGGCGTTTGGTGCAGGATTTTTGAAACAG ccaaaattaaatgatgtCTTACTGGAAATGTTTCGGAATGAGTATATTGGTACGGCGCCATATTTATCATGCTTTCCTTCTCTTCGTCACCATAAACTCTGCCCCACGGATCAATTCATCGTGCTCTCATCTGATGGGTTATATCAATATCTAACCAATGAAGAAGTAGTTTCCTATGTTGAGAACTTCATGGAGAAATTTCCAGATGGAGACCCTGCACAGCACTTGATAGAGGAGCTTCTTTGCCGTGCAGCCAGAAAAGCAG GAATGGACTTTCATGAATTGTTGGACATCCCACAGGGGGATCGGAGAAAGTATCATGATGATGTTACTGTTATGGTCATTTCACTTGAAGGAAGAATCTGGAAATCCTCAGGAAAATATCTTTGA